One genomic window of Motacilla alba alba isolate MOTALB_02 chromosome 3, Motacilla_alba_V1.0_pri, whole genome shotgun sequence includes the following:
- the RTN4 gene encoding reticulon-4 isoform X3, translating to MDRPQRPRGSGRFSPGAEPSHRRIVPDETLFALPATSAPLMHSSAADPFKEHAAFGTVSDGFPARGTYKESSSEVYKEPMKSARNPFLAEGDDKDVSEIKYSQTPFAKEAAAILSPAKEKTQLESPEEFPNLEKTPAQQLKMSPESPQDLFERNEEDLFYNKDQYRGGGDHSEKGVLKEDPLRREEYADFKPFEPIWEVKGASHGLSSMREDAGSKIDAKLESSLDDKYGVGKLTVQKDYERDSEGSAEEPSFPSTPEAVKEPYITCTKFDSSPSPGGNKGKSLSPLEEGASENRTDDEKKIAELKAQTGPDQGNFALGAVGQEGQGADPAKAQGVPPVPPDSATNMPEGLTPDLVQEAYEMHDAACTKLAYETKIDLVQTSEAAQETLKPAAQICPPFEGSEAAPSPILPDIVMEAPLSTGTAGAEASAVQLEASPLETFMPTAKYENVKEAEKPPVYQEAVNVPLTQAQEAKEALAFKQPDGESSTTPEDLETPYISIACDLIKGTKVSGESPSPSFTEYSKTPVTESISQDVPEDKELDGTLSPQFGKAGLFNSQMISDFAEEASEDPSLLLKSKSTESISTDEEHEEEGLVDSVAATGKPYLESFQPELDSSKIVAAPPSEPIPAKTAKADKIPLQMEELDALAYSADVSVAMEPKPGDDKALSPMESSPVSVEEDFVMLGHPKAVPEFVTEATDRDTMHKDEGEDISKVIQGEKQLPCPELPCDLSVKNVEVKAEEDSNALKKSLEAVDREVPEVSTMSLPATDTSPLSAEKEIVSVVKPGAFEKEAEKEAASVKEKKKPTAVFSAKLNKSSVVDLLYWRDIKKTGVVFGASLFLLLSLTVFSIVSVTAYIALALLSVTISFRIYKGVIQAIQKSDEGHPFRAYLDSDVAVSEELIQKYSNVVLGHVNGTVRELRRLFLVDDLVDSLKFAVLMWVFTYVGALFNGLTLLILALISLFSVPVIYERHQAQIDHYLGLVNKNVKDAMAKIQAKIPGLKRKTE from the exons atgagACCCTTTTTGCTCTTCCTGCTACATCTGCGCCTCTGATGCACTCCTCTGCAG ctgATCCCTTTAAAGAGCACGCAGCCTTTGGTACCGTCTCAGATGGATTTCCTGCAAGAGGCACTTACAAAGAGAGCTCCAGTGAGGTTTATAAAGAACCTATGAAAAGTGCCAGAAACCCCTTTCTTGCAGAGGGAGATGATAAAGACGTTTCAGAGATTAAATACTCACAAACCCCATTTGCTAAAGAAGCAGCAGCCATTTTATCTCcagctaaagaaaaaacacagctaGAGAGCCCTGAAGAATTTCCTAACCTGGAGAAAACACCTGCGCAGCAGCTGAAAATGTCTCCAGAATCTCCCCAagatttatttgaaagaaatgagGAAGATCTCTTCTATAACAAAGACCAGTACAGAGGAGGTGGTGATCATAGTGAAAAAGGGGTGCTGAAAGAAGACCCTCTTAGGAGGGAAGAATATGCAGACTTCAAACCATTTGAGCCAATATGGGAAGTCAAAGGTGCTAGTCACGGACTGAGCAGCATGAGAGAGGATGCTGGAAGTAAGATAGATGCCAAGCTGGAGAGCAGTTTGGATGACAAATATGGCGTGGGTAAGCTGACTGTGCAGAAGGATTACGAAAGAGACAGTGAAGGCAGTGCTGAAGAGCCCTCCTTCCCAAGCACCCCAGAAGCTGTAAAAGAACCTTACATCACTTGTACTAAATTTGACTCCTCTCCAAGTCCTGGTGGTAACAAAGGCAAATCTCTTTCTCCACTAGAGGAAGGCGCTTCAGAAAATAGAACCGAcgatgagaaaaaaattgcagaactGAAAGCTCAGACGGGTCCAGACCAAGGTAATTTTGCTCTTGGAGCAGTtgggcaggaagggcagggagctgACCCTGCTAAAGCACAGGGGGTCCCGCCAGTGCCACCCGACAGCGCCACAAACATGCCCGAGGGTCTCACTCCTGACCTGGTGCAGGAGGCCTACGAGATGCACGATGCAGCCTGCACAAAACTGGCTTATGAAACCAAGATTGATTTAGTGCAAACCTCCGAGGCGGCGCAGGAGACTCTGAAACCCGCGGCGCAAATCTGCCCCCCCTTCGAAGGCTCGGAAGCCGCTCCATCGCCCATATTGCCGGATATTGTTATGGAAGCCCCCCTAAGCACcggcactgctggggcagaagcatctgctgtgcagctggaagCTTCCCCACTAGAAACATTTATGCCCACTGCCAAGTATGAGAATGTAAAAGAGGCTGAAAAACCTCCTGTATACCAAGAGGCAGTGAATGTACCACTGACACAGGCCCAGGAAGCAAAGGAGGCTTTGGCATTTAAGCAACCTGATGGTGAGAGTAGCACCACTCCTGAAGATCTGGAGACTCCTTATATATCTATTGCATGTGACTTAATCAAGGGAACAAAGGTCTCTGGTGAATCTCCTTCTCCATCCTTCACAGAGTATTCAAAGACACCGGTAACAGAAAGCATTTCTCAGGATGTGCCTGAGGACAAGGAACTAGATGGAACCCTGTCTCCACAGTTTGGAAAAGCTGGCCTGTTTAATAGCCAAATGATATCTGACTTTGCTGAGGAAGCAAGTGAAGATCCATCTCTCCTCCTAAAAAGTAAATCCACTGAGAGTATTTCAACTGATGAAGAACATGAGGAGGAAGGACTGGTGGATTCAGTTGCTGCCACGGGCAAGCCTTATCTGGAGTCATTCCAACCCGAGCTGGACTCTTCCAAAATTGTTGCTGCTCCACCATCTGAGCCAATACCTGCAAAAACAGCCAAGGCAGATAAGATTCCTCTTCAAATGGAAGAGCTGGATGCTTTGGCTTATTCAGCCGATGTATCTGTTGCTATGGAACCAAAACCAGGAGATGACAAAGCTCTCTCACCCATGGAGTCTTCCCCAGTCTCAGTGGAAGAAGACTTTGTGATGTTAGGTCATCCTAAAGCTGTTCCTGAGTTTGTGACAGAAGCCACTGACCGAGACACAATGCACAAAGATGAAGGTGAAGACATCAGTAAGGTGATCCAGGGTGAGAAGCAGTTGCcttgcccagagctgccctgtgaTCTGTCTGTGAAGAATGTAGAAGTAAAAGCTGAGGAAGATAGCAATGCCTTGAAAAAGTCTTTGGAGGCTGTGGACAGAGAAGTGCCTGAAGTATCCACCATGTCCTTACCAGCCACAGATACCTCACCTTTGTCTGCTGAAAAAGAGATAGTCAGTGTAGTAAAACCAGGAGCTTTTGAGAAGGAAGCTGAGAAAGAAGCTGCttctgttaaagaaaagaaaaaacccactgcTGTATTTTCAGCAAAGCTGAATAAGTCTTCAG TTGTTGACCTCCTTTACTGGCGAGACATTAAGAAGACCGGGGTGGTGTTTGGAGCCAgcttgttcctgctgctctcattAACAGTGTTCAGCATCGTGAGCGTCACAGCCTACAttgccctggccctgctctctgTCACCATCAGCTTTAGGATATACAAGGGAGTTATCCAGGCAATCCAGAAGTCTGATGAGGGCCACCCCTTCAg GGCTTACCTGGACTCGGATGTGGCCGTGTCGGAGGAGCTCATCCAGAAGTACAGCAACGTCGTGCTGGGCCACGTGAACGGCACCGTCCGGGAGCTGCGGCGCCTTTTCCTCGTCGACGACCTGGTGGATTCCCTCAAG TTCGCAGTGTTGATGTGGGTTTTCACTTACGTTGGTGCCTTGTTCAATGGTCTGACATTACTGATCCTGG